The following coding sequences are from one Lycium ferocissimum isolate CSIRO_LF1 chromosome 3, AGI_CSIRO_Lferr_CH_V1, whole genome shotgun sequence window:
- the LOC132049227 gene encoding FH protein interacting protein FIP2 isoform X2: MADSSSSMVRLNIGGKKFCTTLDTLTQREPDSMLAAMFSGRHTIWQESEKGYIFVDRDGKHFRHILNWLRDGVIPPLKDSEYAQLLREAEYYQLLGLVDGIKAALSKRKEDEELGTELTRIDIIKCIQSDRVRFRGINLSGLDLSKLDLSFVDFSYACLKTVFFSRANLQCAKFRDVDAEASIFHNATLRECEFTGANLRGAVLAGANLQSANLQDACLIGCSFCGADLRSAHLQTADLTNANLEGANLEGANLKVKVMHVLLLCKFTQRCEHQSA, encoded by the exons ATGGCCGACAGTTCATCTTCCATGGTTCGTCTGAATATCG GAGGGAAGAAATTTTGCACAACACTGGATACCCTCACGCAGCGTGAGCCGGACTCCATGCTCGCTGCTATGTTTAGTGGTCGTCATACTATATGGCAGGAGTCAGAGAAG GGATACATATTCGTTGACAGGGACGGAAAGCATTTTCGCCATATCCTTAATTGGTTGAGGGATGGTGTAATTCCACCCCTGAAAGATTCTGAATATGCTCAGCTTCTGCGCGAAGCGGAGTACTATCAGCTTCTT GGACTAGTAGATGGAATTAAAGCTGCCCTGAGTAAGAGGAAGGAggatgaggagttgggtactgAATTGACACGCATTGATATTATCAAATGCATACAATCTGACAGAGTCAGATTTCGGGGAATTAATCTTTCTGGTCTTGATCTATCGAAGTTG GACttgtcatttgtggatttcagcTATGCATGTCTGAAAACGGTGTTCTTTTCACGTGCCAATCTTCAGTGTGCAAAATTCAGG GATGTCGATGCTGAAGCTTCCATTTTTCACAATGCCACGTTGCGCGA ATGTGAATTCACTGGAGCTAATCTTCGTGGAGCTGTATTAGCTGGTGCTAATCTTCAAAGTGCAAATTTACAAG ATGCTTGTCTAATAGGCTGTAGCTTTTGTGGGGCGGATCTTCGTTCTGCTCACCTACAG ACAGCTGATCTTACCAATGCCAACCTCGAAGGAGCTAATCTCGAAGGAGCCAATCTGAAGGTAAAAGTTATGCATGTATTACTTTTGTGTAAATTCACCCAAAGGTGTGAGCATCAGTCTGCCTAA